The Trichoplusia ni isolate ovarian cell line Hi5 chromosome 10, tn1, whole genome shotgun sequence genome window below encodes:
- the LOC113498192 gene encoding keratin-associated protein 19-2-like: MFTKIFAIAVCLFGLARAGALYGGSNGYSGYGAYGGNTGYASGYGGYGGYGGYGSNSGYGGYGGYSGNSLGYGLSGHGYSGYSPATSYTSVTKVVPATGSGYVGSHGGYSQGAQGGYGGLGYGSHGYSDLGYSGNGYSNAGYGAHGYNNLGYGSGLGHATSSVSVYSPRYASNGYGGYGSGGYSNGGYGYSGYGQNIYGNKQAW, encoded by the exons ATGTTTACCAag ATCTTCGCCATCGCTGTCTGCCTATTCGGCCTAGCTCGAGCTGGAGCACTCTATGGAGGATCCAATGGATACTCCGGCTATGGTGCATACGGAGGCAACACCGGCTATGCCAGCGGCTATGGCGGATACGGAGGCTATGGCGGATACGGCAGTAACAGCGGATACGGCGGCTATGGCGGATACAGCGGCAACAGCCTTGGGTACGGCCTCAGCGGTCACGGTTACAGTGGCTACAGTCCAGCAACCTCATACACTTCAGTAACTAAAGTTGTCCCCGCAACCGGTTCTGGTTACGTTGGGTCCCATGGGGGATATTCTCAGGGTGCTCAGGGTGGTTACGGAGGTCTTGGCTACGGCTCTCACGGTTACAGCGATCTTGGCTACTCTGGTAATGGCTACAGCAACGCTGGCTATGGCGCCCATGGCTACAACAACCTCGGCTACGGCTCTGGTCTCGGCCACGCTACCTCCAGCGTGTCTGTATACTCTCCCCGCTACGCTAGCAACGGCTACGGCGGTTACGGCAGTGGCGGATACAGCAATGGCGGATACGGCTATAGCGGATACGGCCAAAACATATACGGAAACAAGCAAGCCTGGTGA
- the LOC113498190 gene encoding cuticle protein 16.5-like, translating to CQVVVFLCAASLASAGHLLQAAAPVAYSAPVAYSSAPAVSSVSFSSHTAHAPVATYSAAPAVATYHAAPAVAAYSAPVYAKSIAPAVSYSSVSTHSAPVAYAKSYAAPAVTTYHAAPAVAAYSAPVYAKSIAPAVSYSSVSTHSAPVAYAKTYAAAAPVIAKTYSAPAYTSYSTGPVVTKTYSAPSYSTYAAAPAYTSYAAAPSYSTYAAAPVVKSAVTYSAAPAVSHVSYAGLGANYGW from the coding sequence tgtcaggTCGTAGTATTCCTGTGCGCGGCGAGCCTGGCGTCCGCCGGCCACCTGCTGCAAGCCGCCGCGCCCGTGGCGTACAGCGCGCCCGTAGCGTACAGCTCAGCGCCCGCCGTCTCCTCCGTGTCGTTCTCCTCGCACACCGCGCACGCTCCCGTCGCCACCTACTCCGCGGCGCCTGCTGTCGCCACCTACCACGCGGCCCCCGCTGTCGCTGCCTACTCCGCCCCGGTGTACGCCAAGTCCATCGCTCCCGCCGTGTCATACTCCTCCGTGTCCACCCACTCTGCTCCCGTCGCGTACGCTAAGTCATACGCTGCGCCCGCCGTTACCACCTACCACGCAGCTCCTGCTGTAGCTGCCTACTCTGCCCCAGTGTACGCCAAGTCCATTGCCCCCGCAGTGTCTTACTCCTCCGTGTCCACTCACTCCGCTCCCGTAGCTTACGCCAAGACCTACGCCGCCGCTGCCCCCGTGATTGCCAAGACCTACTCCGCTCCCGCCTACACCTCATACTCTACTGGCCCCGTGGTCACTAAGACTTACTCCGCTCCTTCTTACTCCACCTACGCCGCTGCTCCCGCGTACACCTCATACGCCGCCGCTCCCTCCTACAGCACATACGCCGCCGCTCCCGTCGTCAAGTCCGCCGTGACATACTCGGCTGCCCCTGCTGTATCCCACGTATCATACGCTGGTCTGGGAGCCAACTACGGCTGGTAA
- the LOC113498235 gene encoding cuticle protein 16.5-like, whose product MCAAGIASAGLLGAHETVAYNAAPVATYAAAPAYATYTAPTAAYTAPVFARTVSPAVSYSSVTRSAPVTYAAAAPVVANTYTAPAFSAAYTAPATYAAPAFATYTAPAARTYATPTFTAAYTAPVARTYAAAYTAPRTFAAPAFATYASAPVVAKTFTPAVAAYTAAAPVVKSAVTYSAAPAVSHVAYTDVGATYGW is encoded by the coding sequence ATGTGCGCGGCGGGCATTGCCTCCGCTGGTCTGCTTGGCGCCCATGAAACGGTGGCGTACAACGCTGCCCCAGTGGCCACATACGCTGCCGCTCCGGCCTACGCAACATACACCGCCCCCACTGCTGCATACACAGCACCCGTGTTCGCTAGAACTGTATCTCCCGCTGTCTCGTACTCATCAGTTACCAGATCTGCGCCTGTGACCTACGCTGCTGCCGCTCCCGTCGTAGCCAACACTTACACCGCTCCGGCCTTCAGCGCTGCCTACACCGCTCCTGCCACCTACGCCGCTCCTGCTTTCGCTACATACACTGCTCCCGCTGCCAGGACCTACGCTACTCCTACTTTCACTGCAGCCTACACTGCTCCCGTCGCCAGGACTTACGCTGCGGCATACACTGCTCCTAGGACTTTTGCTGCCCCGGCTTTCGCCACCTACGCCTCAGCCCCTGTCGTAGCCAAGACCTTTACTCCAGCGGTGGCTGCCTACACCGCTGCTGCACCAGTTGTCAAATCCGCCGTAACGTACTCAGCTGCACCCGCCGTCTCTCACGTTGCATACACTGATGTAGGAGCCACCTACGGTTGGTGA
- the LOC113498194 gene encoding larval/pupal cuticle protein H1C-like: MLQKVLLILCSSALASAGVIGTGYSPSTSVSYTPHIVKTVSTAPIGYTKIVQSPPVYQTVLTTKESNFQTPDGAHHEIYSKDYNTVYSSSKNFDSKSIKDAKVLVFFHNKIVILFQLLVLLCALATARAGGLYASAPVATYAAAPVYKSYAAPAVAYSAPAVAYSAPAVAYSAPIVKAVAPAVSSVSSYSTHTSHGAPVVAKAIAPVATYAAAPVAYAAPAYAAHATYAAPAYAAHATYAAPAAYAAPAAYASYAHAAPISYAKTYAPAVTYAQAPIATYAAHAPSYAAYSAAPVLKSAVTYSAAPVVSHVAYSGHAANYGW; encoded by the exons ATGTTGCAAAAG GTGTTATTAATACTGTGTTCCTCTGCACTGGCCAGTGCTGGAGTCATCGGAACTGGTTACTCTCCTTCGACATCAGTTTCCTACACCCCACACATTGTCAAGACTGTGTCTACTGCACCCATTGGATACACAAAAATCGTTCAATCACCGCCTGTTTACCAAACCGTTTTGACTACTAAAGAAAGCAACTTCCAAACTCCTGATGGCGCCCATCATGAGATATACTCCAAAGACTATAATACAGTTTACTCTAGTAGCAAAAATTTTGATTCAAAGTCAATCAAAGATG caaaagttttagttttttttcataataaaattgttatacttTTTCAGTTACTAGTCCTTCTGTGCGCGTTGGCGACAGCCCGTGCGGGTGGCCTCTACGCCTCCGCTCCCGTGGCAACATACGCCGCCGCTCCCGTCTACAAGAGCTACGCGGCTCCCGCCGTAGCGTACTCCGCTCCCGCCGTAGCGTACTCTGCTCCTGCCGTAGCCTACTCCGCCCCCATCGTCAAGGCGGTCGCTCCCGCGGTCTCCTCCGTCTCATCTTACTCTACCCACACCTCTCACGGAGCACCAGTGGTAGCTAAGGCTATCGCTCCCGTCGCGACCTACGCGGCTGCTCCCGTAGCATACGCTGCACCTGCGTACGCTGCTCATGCAACTTACGCTGCTCCCGCATACGCCGCACACGCGACTTATGCTGCTCCCGCTGCGTACGCCGCGCCCGCTGCCTACGCCTCATACGCGCACGCTGCCCCCATCAGCTACGCTAAGACCTACGCCCCCGCTGTGACATACGCTCAAGCTCCCATCGCCACGTACGCTGCGCACGCTCCTTCCTACGCGGCGTACTCCGCCGCCCCGGTCCTGAAGTCCGCTGTGACCTACTCCGCCGCTCCCGTCGTGTCCCACGTGGCTTACAGCGGTCACGCCGCCAACTACGGCTGGTGA
- the LOC113498189 gene encoding LOW QUALITY PROTEIN: cuticle protein 16.5-like (The sequence of the model RefSeq protein was modified relative to this genomic sequence to represent the inferred CDS: deleted 1 base in 1 codon) — MYSKLTYFLCFYQVVVFLCAASLASAGHLLQAAAPVAYSVPVAYSSAPAVSSVSFSSHTAHAPVATYSAAPAVATYHAAPAVAAYSAPVYAKSIAPAVSYSSVSTHSAPVSYARTYAAPAVSTYAAAPVITKTIAAPAVATYSAPSVRQVHCPAVSYSSVSTHSSPVSYARTYAAPAVATYAAAAPVVTKTIAAPAVSYSSVSTHSAPVSYARTYAAPAIATYAAAAPVVARTYSAPAYTSYSAAPWSLRPTPLPLTLHTAAAPAYSSYSAAPAVSHVSYSGLGANYGW, encoded by the exons ATGTACTCCAag TTAACTTATTTTCTGTGTTTCTATCAGGTCGTAGTATTCCTGTGCGCGGCGAGCCTGGCGTCCGCCGGCCACCTGCTGCAAGCCGCCGCGCCCGTGGCGTACAGCGTGCCCGTAGCGTACAGCTCAGCGCCCGCCGTCTCCTCCGTGTCGTTCTCCTCGCACACCGCGCACGCTCCCGTCGCCACCTACTCCGCGGCGCCTGCTGTCGCCACCTACCACGCGGCCCCCGCTGTCGCTGCCTACTCCGCCCCAGTATACGCCAAGTCCATCGCTCCCGCCGTGTCCTACTCCTCCGTGTCCACTCACTCCGCCCCGGTGTCTTACGCTAGGACCTACGCTGCCCCCGCAGTCAGCACCTACGCCGCCGCCCCTGTGATCACCAAGACCATC GCTGCTCCCGCTGTTGCCACCTACTCTGCCCCCAGTGTACGCCAAGTCCATTGCCCCGCAGTGTCTTACTCCTCCGTGTCCACTCACTCCTCTCCCGTATCTTACGCTAGGACCTACGCTGCCCCCGCTGTCGCTACCTACGCCGCTGCTGCCCCAGTAGTCACCAAGACCATCGCCGCGCCCGCTGTCTCTTACTCCTCCGTGTCCACTCACTCCGCCCCCGTGTCCTACGCTAGGACCTACGCTGCCCCCGCTATCGCCACCTACGCCGCTGCTGCCCCCGTGGTCGCCAGGACCTACTCCGCTCCCGCCTACACCTCGTACTCTGCTGCCCCGTGGTCACTAAGACCTACTCCGCTCCCTCTTACGCTACATACCGCCGCCGCTCCGGCCTACTCCTCATACTCGGCCGCACCCGCTGTCTCTCACGTCTCATACTCCGGTCTAGGAGCCAACTACGGCTGGTGA